Proteins encoded within one genomic window of Armatimonadota bacterium:
- a CDS encoding esterase, translated as MALNGRVTIEQVESRALLGNPLGDPNIREIPVYLPPGYDGATAPYPVIYWLHGFTGIGLSATNAGPWVSSLPECMDRVIAAGAPPAILVMADGFTRFGGSQYLNSEATGRYEDFTVSELVAHTDRRFRTLASPAHRGIVGKSSGGYGALVLAMRHPDVFGAAASHSGDMYFEVCYQSDFWKFCNIVAKYGGVEPFLRAFLEMPKKTNDAITAVNIAAMAMAYSPNPSRPPWYFDLPFDPYTGEMDEGTWARWLAWDPVRMAGGHAEALRSLRLLYFECGSRDQFNLHLGARLFHSRLEALGVRHEHQEFDDDHTGINYRYVESLRRLCEALAGPHGG; from the coding sequence ATGGCCCTGAACGGCCGCGTCACAATCGAGCAGGTGGAAAGCCGGGCGCTGCTCGGCAATCCCCTGGGCGATCCCAACATCCGGGAAATCCCGGTCTACCTGCCGCCCGGCTACGATGGAGCGACCGCGCCGTATCCGGTGATCTACTGGCTGCACGGTTTCACCGGGATCGGTCTCTCGGCGACCAATGCCGGGCCGTGGGTGTCGTCGCTCCCCGAGTGCATGGACCGCGTGATCGCCGCGGGCGCGCCTCCGGCGATTCTGGTCATGGCGGACGGGTTCACGCGGTTCGGCGGCAGCCAGTATCTCAACTCCGAGGCCACGGGTCGCTACGAGGATTTCACTGTTTCGGAGCTGGTCGCCCACACCGATCGCCGTTTCCGTACCCTGGCGTCGCCGGCCCACCGCGGCATCGTTGGGAAGTCCAGCGGAGGCTACGGTGCGCTCGTGCTGGCGATGCGCCATCCCGATGTCTTCGGCGCGGCCGCGTCCCACAGCGGGGACATGTACTTCGAGGTCTGCTACCAGAGCGACTTCTGGAAGTTCTGCAACATCGTGGCCAAGTACGGCGGGGTCGAGCCTTTTCTGCGGGCGTTTCTCGAGATGCCGAAGAAGACCAACGACGCGATCACCGCGGTGAACATCGCGGCGATGGCGATGGCCTACTCGCCGAACCCCTCGCGGCCGCCGTGGTACTTCGATCTGCCGTTCGACCCGTACACCGGCGAGATGGACGAGGGCACTTGGGCCCGGTGGCTCGCCTGGGATCCGGTCCGGATGGCAGGGGGGCATGCCGAGGCCCTGCGGTCGCTCCGGCTGCTCTACTTCGAGTGCGGTTCCCGCGACCAGTTCAACCTGCACCTGGGCGCGCGCCTGTTCCACAGCCGGCTCGAGGCGCTGGGCGTCCGGCACGAGCATCAGGAGTTCGACGACGATCACACGGGCATCAACTACCGGTATGTCGAGTCCCTCCGGCGGCTCTGCGAGGCGCTGGCCGGCCCGCATGGCGGCTAA